TAAAATTTTTGTTTTTTTCTCATTTGATAAAGCCTTTCGGTAAAACCTCCTTCTTTGAGAAATTGTTGTTCCAATTGGCCAAGCAAGCGGTCCAATAGAAAATTAGTTTGGTGGGTTAAACAAATTAAAGTATTGGCAGCAATCTCAGGGGCGTTTTCAACATAGGTCCTATAAGTCGAATAGGACCTATTCCCCGAATAGGCCAAGCTTCGCAAAACCTGCGATATCGGATGATTTTTTCCCCAAAGTGGAAGCCCGCGCTGCCTTAAAAAATCTTGGTAGTCTAAAAGCAATTCTTCAAGGCTGGCACGCGCTACACCTATCAACTTGAGCTCGGTTTTCTTGGAAGTACCTGAAGCCATGCTTCCTTCAGCGATGTTTTGCTTCCCACTTCGTGCAGCTTGAACCATTTGGTCATGGGTACGCGAGCGTCGACTAATAAACCGATCACAAAAAACAACCGTAGCATCATAAACAATTTCTGAACTTTGATATGATTTTAGTTTCTGATAACCGCCATGAGGAACAATCAAGTCTTTGGAGTTTTGCATAATCCGATGCTAAGCAAAACATGGGCCAAAAACGAAACAACGCGAAATCAAGAGTTTAAGTTTTAATTGAAAAGTAAACCGTCCGAAAATCGGACGGTACAATCAGATTAATGAAGCCCAGCCTCCCTGGCTAGTAAGCCATCCCTGTTCCGCCTTGCCTCGACTTCTAGCCTTGTGAAGAGTTTTTTTCATTTTTTACGAGATTTCAAAAAAATCAAATCCTCCGCATCACCGGCTTTGGAACGTTTTGATTTTGCAATTTTTTTAAGCCGCAACAAATCTTTTTCTGAGGCAATGGAAATAATGTAAGAACTTACCTTGATTCGATTTGCAGAACCAGCAAGTTCACTTGCCAAGATGGGAAAATCGAAAAGTAAATCAATCCGAAGCCTTGTTTTAGGGTTATAAAAGTAAACACTGTTGGGGCAATCGATTTTCAACCTAATCTTGGCCACCTTTTGGTTATCAATCGTTCTGATAACTTGCCCATTCTCATCTGTTTTTGAAACTAGTTCCATCCCTCTCTTATAAAAAAGCCCAACCACATCGGAAAGACGTTCAACTGGATCAGATATTACAAAATCAAAATCCTGAGTAACCCGCTGTGAACCCAAAAGGATCAGCGCCATTCCACCTACCAGGACGGGTTGGAACCCCAATGATTCCAAACCCTGGATGATCTCCCCCACTTCTTTAATATGCGTTGATAGATTATTTTCTTCCATGGTCGGTTTGCGCATTAGGAAGAGGATAGTGGCAGGTTTTTACCCGAATCACCTTGGGAATGCCGCGTAATTGATGAATGGTGTTGAGATAACGGAAATTGCTTTCTATCCTTTTAGACGCTTCGATGGACGACATCCGAGCCCTAGCCCCCAAGAGGGCTATTTTCCGTCGTTCCACAGGGCTCAATTTACAGGCCCTTGCCTTCCCTCCTCGACGCCCCAGTATTTGGGCGATGCTCATTTTATTACCCATGGCCCTATTTTACTTAGCGCTAAGCAAAAATCAATTAATTATTCTTTTGTCATTTTTTCGATAATTGATCGATATTGAGAAAATTCCTTAAGAAGATTTTCCTTCTTCACAATCTCAAAATCCTGCATATTAAAATCTTGGGCCATAGCTTGTTGGGGTCTCAAGACCTCAGGGCTTCATCACAGATCCCTTCTTATTGCGCCATAAAAGATAACTGCTTTATTTTACATCTTAATTTTGACTTCATGCCATCTTATTCTTTGGTACTGTATTTGCACACCATCACTAGGAGTACAAAGTACGCCCAAACACTGTTAACAGGAATCAGATTGGATAAAGGAAGATGGAGGGAACGGTTAAAAGACTTTACCAAGCGAAATGAAAAATCATGGCCAATCGTATTTTAACATTTGATGGACGCGGGTTTATTTTGCCATCAGCCCCTCTTAGGTCCACACCTGAAGATAAACTCATCACCCAAATCATTTCAACTGAGGCGGGGAAAGATCACTATTTAACGATTGATGAATTAGGAAAATTGGCAAGTCCCGATACCCCTAAAGGCATTTCATGGCCAGCCTGCCGGGCATTCTTTAAAGCCAGTTTTGAACATGCCAATCAAACGGGTTCGTTACATAAGCTCTTGGATGGAGATGAGATCAAAACTTTGGAGTCGATGAAGGATAGTGGCGAGATGGAGGAGATCCTCCAATTACTGCCACTCCCTTTTTTACAGAAAATGTATGAAGCCACAGTCGAAGGGAGGCTGAAAATAGGCATCGTCAATCAATTATGGGCCTCTGATGACAAAGCCTATATCCCTTTTTTCCGAACCCTTGTTTTGAACTCTGAGTCAAAGCAAATAAAGGCCATGGCCCTTGGAGCTCTCACCTATTATGAGGATCCGT
This is a stretch of genomic DNA from Deltaproteobacteria bacterium GWA2_45_12. It encodes these proteins:
- a CDS encoding four helix bundle protein codes for the protein MQNSKDLIVPHGGYQKLKSYQSSEIVYDATVVFCDRFISRRSRTHDQMVQAARSGKQNIAEGSMASGTSKKTELKLIGVARASLEELLLDYQDFLRQRGLPLWGKNHPISQVLRSLAYSGNRSYSTYRTYVENAPEIAANTLICLTHQTNFLLDRLLGQLEQQFLKEGGFTERLYQMRKKQKF